A stretch of the Archangium violaceum genome encodes the following:
- a CDS encoding Hsp70 family protein: MADRPRIIGIDLGTTNTLVASVKNRIPKIVPTDRGNLILPSVVALSGKGELLVGGVAKDQMVTNPKNTLYGTKRLIGRKYHSKVVEDLKGYFKYDIVEAPDGEAAVTLGGRLYTLPEVSSFILKQLKTIAEQFLGGPIDEAVISVPAYYTDSQRQAVKEAGKLAGFNVKRIVNEPTAAALAYGFNRGLDQKILVYDLGGGTFDVSVLHLTGNVFEVLATGGDTFLGGVDFDNRVMDYVLEKFWEETKIDLSQSPIAMQRIKNAAEAAKIDLTLIPNVVIDLPYIEERKGKPLDLRIPLTRENLNALTMDLVDRTFEICDRVLEEKGISRSQIDEIILVGGQSRMPLVQQRIQEHFGKPPRKGVHPDECVALGAALLADSLGTIDSVTLLDAVSMPIGYALPNGRVRRVIDKNSVIPLVKSFRLPPPKEPGAPFIEMDIFQGDSDLMVDNEYLGTLKVPAEAAGRKIDFRLNEECLLQVIVEEPGGPRRIELATRDTPELLKKELARVAEERARQKAEQAAAAPSSHQEGSGLFSSIKSIFRRG; this comes from the coding sequence ATGGCGGACAGACCTCGCATCATCGGGATTGATCTGGGAACGACCAACACGCTGGTCGCGTCCGTGAAGAACCGCATCCCGAAGATCGTCCCCACGGATCGTGGAAACCTGATCCTCCCCTCCGTGGTGGCGCTGTCCGGTAAGGGGGAGCTGCTGGTGGGTGGCGTGGCCAAGGATCAAATGGTCACCAACCCGAAGAACACGCTCTACGGGACCAAGCGCCTCATCGGCCGCAAGTACCACTCCAAGGTGGTCGAGGACCTGAAGGGTTACTTCAAGTACGACATCGTGGAGGCCCCGGACGGGGAGGCCGCGGTGACGCTGGGTGGGCGCCTGTACACGCTGCCCGAGGTCTCCAGCTTCATCCTCAAGCAGCTCAAGACGATCGCCGAGCAGTTCCTGGGCGGCCCCATCGACGAGGCCGTCATCTCCGTGCCGGCGTACTACACGGACAGCCAGCGCCAGGCGGTGAAGGAGGCTGGCAAGCTCGCGGGCTTCAACGTGAAGCGCATCGTCAACGAGCCCACCGCGGCGGCGCTGGCGTACGGCTTCAACCGCGGGTTGGATCAGAAGATCCTCGTCTACGACCTGGGCGGTGGCACCTTCGACGTGTCGGTGCTGCACCTGACGGGGAACGTCTTCGAGGTGCTGGCCACCGGTGGTGACACCTTCCTGGGCGGCGTCGACTTCGACAACCGGGTGATGGACTACGTGCTCGAGAAGTTCTGGGAGGAGACCAAGATCGACCTCTCGCAGAGCCCCATCGCCATGCAGCGCATCAAGAACGCGGCCGAGGCGGCGAAGATCGACCTGACGCTCATCCCCAACGTGGTCATCGACCTGCCCTACATCGAGGAGCGCAAGGGCAAGCCGTTGGATCTGCGGATCCCCCTCACGCGCGAGAACCTCAACGCGCTCACCATGGACCTGGTGGACCGCACGTTCGAGATCTGCGACCGGGTGCTGGAGGAGAAGGGCATCAGCCGCTCGCAGATCGACGAGATCATCCTGGTGGGCGGGCAGAGCCGCATGCCGCTGGTGCAGCAGCGCATCCAGGAGCATTTCGGCAAGCCGCCGCGCAAGGGCGTGCACCCGGACGAGTGCGTGGCGCTGGGCGCGGCGCTGCTGGCGGACTCGCTGGGCACCATCGACTCGGTGACGCTGCTGGACGCGGTGTCCATGCCCATTGGCTACGCGCTGCCCAACGGGCGCGTGCGCCGGGTCATCGACAAGAACTCCGTCATCCCGCTGGTGAAGAGCTTCCGGCTGCCGCCTCCGAAGGAGCCGGGCGCGCCCTTCATCGAAATGGACATCTTCCAGGGCGACAGCGACCTGATGGTGGACAACGAGTACCTCGGCACGCTGAAGGTTCCGGCCGAGGCGGCGGGGCGGAAGATCGACTTCCGCCTCAACGAGGAGTGCCTGCTGCAGGTGATCGTCGAGGAGCCGGGTGGCCCGCGGCGTATCGAGTTGGCCACGCGCGACACCCCGGAGCTGCTCAAGAAGGAGCTGGCGCGGGTGGCCGAGGAGCGGGCGCGGCAGAAGGCCGAGCAGGCGGCGGCTGCGCCGTCGTCCCATCAGGAGGGCAGCGGGCTGTTCTCCAGCATCAAGAGCATCTTCCGCAGGGGGTAG
- a CDS encoding SCP2 sterol-binding domain-containing protein has product MATFPSKEWCEEAVRLVNADPECSLAAQGWQGEIGVIVDAEPGKLSRVFVVHLVPRGTRIEKLRVLDDPDDLDELDPAYLARAPYSVWKQLLQGSLDPVEAVLRRRIAVKGDLQQLIERLRFKGIADRVLAQLKTEYVDEQ; this is encoded by the coding sequence ATGGCCACGTTCCCGTCGAAGGAGTGGTGTGAGGAGGCGGTACGGTTGGTGAACGCGGACCCGGAGTGCTCGCTCGCCGCCCAGGGGTGGCAGGGAGAGATCGGGGTCATCGTCGACGCGGAGCCCGGCAAGCTGTCGCGGGTCTTCGTGGTGCACCTGGTGCCGCGTGGCACCCGCATCGAGAAGCTGCGGGTATTGGATGATCCGGACGATCTGGACGAGCTCGATCCGGCCTACCTGGCGCGGGCGCCGTACTCGGTGTGGAAGCAGCTGCTGCAGGGCAGCCTGGATCCGGTGGAGGCGGTGCTGCGGCGCCGCATCGCGGTGAAGGGGGATCTGCAACAGCTCATCGAGCGCTTGAGGTTCAAGGGCATCGCGGATCGCGTCCTCGCCCAGTTGAAGACGGAGTACGTGGACGAGCAGTGA
- a CDS encoding TerC family protein — protein MEMQSVGSPALWAGFIIFVLAMLALDLGVFHRKTHEVKFKEALAWSGVWIALALVFDLGIWWKFGSTPAMQFLTGYLIEKSLSIDNIFVFVVIFSALKIPSLYQHRVLFWGILSALVLRAVMIFAGVAMLERFHWLIYVFGAFLIFTGVKLFLQRNKEEHPEDGAVMKLARRVIPSTSRFDGDHFFTLENGKKLATPLFMSLVLVELTDVLFALDSIPAIFAVTTDPFLVFTSNIFAIMGLRSLFFVLAGAVEKFSYLKVGLSGVLVFVGAKMALVDVVKVPSTVSLGVIALLLGVSIAASLLKARAQERALADKAVETNGQPAAAE, from the coding sequence ATGGAAATGCAGAGTGTAGGCAGCCCCGCCCTATGGGCGGGGTTCATCATATTCGTGCTGGCGATGCTCGCGTTGGACCTGGGGGTGTTCCATCGCAAGACGCACGAGGTGAAGTTCAAGGAAGCCCTGGCGTGGAGCGGCGTGTGGATCGCGCTGGCGCTGGTGTTCGACCTGGGCATCTGGTGGAAGTTCGGGTCCACGCCGGCGATGCAGTTCCTGACCGGCTACCTCATCGAGAAGTCGCTCTCCATCGACAACATCTTCGTCTTCGTCGTCATCTTCTCGGCGCTGAAGATTCCGTCGCTGTACCAGCACCGGGTGCTCTTCTGGGGCATCCTGAGCGCGCTGGTGCTGCGCGCGGTGATGATCTTCGCGGGCGTGGCCATGCTCGAGCGCTTCCACTGGCTCATCTACGTCTTCGGCGCGTTCCTCATCTTCACGGGAGTGAAGCTCTTCCTGCAGCGCAACAAGGAGGAGCACCCGGAGGACGGCGCGGTCATGAAGCTGGCCCGGCGCGTCATCCCCTCGACGTCGCGCTTCGACGGCGATCACTTCTTCACGCTGGAGAACGGCAAGAAGCTGGCCACGCCGCTGTTCATGTCGCTGGTGCTGGTGGAGCTGACGGACGTGCTCTTCGCGCTCGACTCCATCCCGGCCATCTTCGCGGTGACGACGGATCCCTTCCTCGTCTTCACCTCGAACATCTTCGCCATCATGGGCCTGCGCTCGCTGTTCTTCGTGCTGGCGGGGGCGGTGGAGAAGTTCTCCTACCTGAAGGTGGGCCTGTCCGGGGTGCTGGTGTTCGTGGGCGCGAAGATGGCGCTGGTGGACGTGGTGAAGGTGCCGTCCACCGTGTCGCTGGGTGTCATCGCCCTGCTGCTGGGCGTCTCCATCGCGGCCTCGCTGCTGAAGGCGCGGGCGCAGGAGCGGGCCCTGGCGGACAAGGCCGTGGAGACGAACGGCCAGCCGGCCGCGGCGGAGTAG
- a CDS encoding zinc metalloprotease HtpX, giving the protein MKNQIKTLLLLGVLSVVLIGIGAALGKGFLIGALVLSLAMNVGAYFFSDKLVLSMHGAQEVSPQQAPGLHRMVEELSRQAGIPKPRVFLMNEAQPNAFATGRNPEHGVVAVTAGILEVLDQRELRGVLAHELAHIKNRDILVSTIAAAVASAVTYLAHAVGLFGSMFMGRDEDEGEGLSPLQTLALALVAPIAATLIQMGISRSREYLADQTGAEISGDPEALALALQKLEAGAMAMPVEGQPATASLFIVSPFAGMQSILSLFSTHPRTEERVRRLREMASRMPSSRGWSTALPFAR; this is encoded by the coding sequence ATGAAGAATCAGATCAAGACCCTCCTTTTGCTCGGTGTGCTGTCCGTGGTGCTGATTGGAATCGGCGCCGCGCTGGGCAAGGGCTTCCTCATCGGAGCGCTGGTGCTGTCGCTCGCGATGAACGTGGGGGCCTATTTCTTCTCGGACAAGCTGGTGTTGAGCATGCACGGGGCACAGGAAGTGAGCCCCCAGCAGGCGCCGGGCCTGCACCGGATGGTGGAGGAGCTGTCGCGGCAGGCGGGCATTCCCAAGCCGCGCGTCTTCCTGATGAACGAGGCGCAGCCCAACGCGTTCGCCACGGGCCGCAACCCGGAGCATGGCGTGGTGGCGGTGACGGCGGGCATCCTGGAGGTGCTCGACCAGCGGGAGCTGCGCGGGGTGCTGGCGCATGAGCTGGCGCACATCAAGAACCGGGACATCCTGGTGTCCACCATCGCGGCCGCGGTGGCCTCGGCGGTGACGTACCTGGCGCACGCGGTGGGCCTCTTCGGCTCCATGTTCATGGGCCGGGACGAGGACGAGGGCGAGGGACTCTCCCCGCTGCAGACGCTGGCGCTGGCGCTGGTGGCGCCCATCGCGGCGACGCTGATCCAGATGGGGATTTCCCGCTCGCGCGAGTACCTGGCGGATCAGACGGGCGCGGAGATCAGCGGAGACCCCGAGGCGCTGGCGCTGGCGCTCCAGAAGCTGGAGGCCGGGGCCATGGCGATGCCGGTGGAGGGCCAGCCGGCCACGGCGAGCCTGTTCATCGTGAGCCCCTTCGCGGGGATGCAGAGCATCCTGTCGCTCTTCTCGACGCACCCGCGCACGGAGGAGCGCGTGCGCCGTCTGCGGGAGATGGCCTCGCGGATGCCTTCCTCCCGGGGCTGGAGCACCGCCCTGCCCTTCGCCCGCTGA
- a CDS encoding MBL fold metallo-hydrolase, whose amino-acid sequence MQLTFLGHAGFLIETQQVLVVVDPWLSPLGAFDSAWMQFPRNHQLAPLVREKLEHSPKERFLYVSHEHKDHYDPDFLRTLTKRDFTVVIGRFRRTALREAFEAYGARRVIACGDQQEVPFENGCLKLYLSDSGTHRDSALLIQADGQRFLNLNDCEVHERLSAIIAEEGPIDVFTAQFSGAIWHPTCYDYSREVYAEHSRRRRSLKFEAVARAIETVQPRAYLASAGPACFLDPSLFHLNLEPVNIFPRASELFTFLHHRLGGRTPRLIEPMPGDVLDAGLGELVSMVPERVTDENRSHYLRSYATLQTRIFRERRRNLTLAQVDRIHLRLHQEMQRKLEAFPLADRVEMPLYLGLIELPGQLIRVDFRSRRVDVVSEVRDLSRYMLRASAVDIARVLDRALNWEDFLLSFRFRASRSPDVYDSALHGFLAAELEDLRAMNREQTRGRRAGMYARDAIGEGLDITHDAEPPFRVAPIAAP is encoded by the coding sequence ATGCAGCTCACGTTCCTGGGGCACGCTGGCTTTCTGATCGAAACCCAACAGGTCCTGGTCGTCGTGGACCCCTGGTTGTCACCGCTGGGGGCGTTCGACTCGGCGTGGATGCAGTTCCCGCGCAACCACCAGCTCGCGCCCCTGGTGCGCGAGAAGCTGGAGCACTCGCCCAAGGAGCGCTTCCTCTACGTCAGCCACGAGCACAAGGATCACTATGATCCCGACTTCCTCCGCACGCTGACGAAGCGGGACTTCACCGTCGTCATCGGCCGCTTCCGACGCACCGCGCTCAGGGAGGCCTTCGAGGCCTATGGGGCCCGGCGCGTCATCGCCTGCGGGGACCAGCAGGAGGTGCCCTTCGAGAACGGCTGCCTGAAGCTCTACCTCTCCGACTCGGGGACCCACCGGGATTCGGCGCTGCTGATCCAGGCCGACGGGCAGCGCTTCCTCAACCTCAATGACTGCGAGGTCCATGAGCGGCTGTCGGCCATCATCGCGGAGGAGGGGCCCATCGACGTCTTCACGGCCCAGTTCTCGGGCGCCATCTGGCACCCCACCTGTTACGACTACTCGCGCGAGGTGTACGCGGAGCACTCGCGGCGCAGGCGCTCCCTCAAGTTCGAGGCGGTGGCGCGTGCCATCGAGACGGTCCAACCCCGCGCCTACCTGGCCTCGGCCGGCCCGGCTTGTTTCCTGGATCCGTCGCTCTTCCACCTCAACCTCGAGCCGGTGAACATCTTTCCCCGTGCCTCGGAGCTCTTCACCTTCCTCCACCACCGTCTGGGGGGGAGGACGCCGCGCCTCATCGAGCCCATGCCCGGTGACGTGCTCGACGCGGGGCTCGGGGAGCTGGTCTCGATGGTGCCCGAGCGCGTCACCGACGAGAACCGCTCGCACTACCTGCGCTCCTACGCGACACTCCAGACGCGCATCTTCCGCGAGCGGCGGCGCAACCTGACGCTCGCGCAGGTGGATCGCATCCACCTGCGGCTCCATCAGGAGATGCAGCGCAAGCTGGAGGCCTTCCCGCTGGCGGATCGTGTGGAGATGCCCCTGTATCTGGGCCTCATCGAGCTGCCCGGGCAGCTCATCCGCGTGGACTTCCGCTCGCGCCGGGTGGACGTCGTCAGCGAGGTGCGCGACCTGAGCCGGTACATGCTCCGCGCGAGCGCCGTGGACATCGCCCGCGTGCTGGATCGCGCGCTGAACTGGGAGGACTTCCTGCTGTCGTTCCGCTTCCGCGCCTCGCGCTCGCCGGACGTCTACGATTCCGCCCTGCACGGCTTCCTCGCCGCCGAGCTCGAGGACCTGCGCGCCATGAACCGTGAACAGACGCGTGGTCGCCGGGCTGGCATGTACGCCCGTGACGCGATAGGGGAAGGGCTGGACATCACCCATGATGCCGAGCCCCCCTTCCGAGTCGCCCCTATCGCTGCGCCCTGA